A region of Acidimicrobiales bacterium DNA encodes the following proteins:
- a CDS encoding TldD/PmbA family protein, translated as MSAATAPTTSDDLLALADRVVDQAVDGEQIEVVVGRGRTTDVRVYEGEIEQLQSAESQGFGIRVVADHRQGFAYAGSLDESVLAETLAEARDNAKFGSPDEHLGLAEPDGVPVPELDLYRPELADTPTPDKVALAMELERAVRAADPRITGAESVDYGDVLAEGCVVTNTGIRTASRESGCYIGAYPLAAEGDETQTGFGFSVGRVLGDLDAEAAAREAAHRATRLLGATKPRGGRMTVVLDPYVTAQLIGIIGGTLNGESVLKGRSLFADRLGEEVAASLVTLIDDPTEPRAYSASETDGEGLAARRNVLIDGGVLRQFVHNTYTGRWSGAGSTGNAVRGGFRGVPGVGCLAVALQPGTRMQDELLAAVGDGLLVSSVSGLHSGVNPVSGDFSTGAQGLRISGGAVGEPLREFTIASTLQKMLQDVVEVGGDVEWLPMSATGVSLVIRDVSVSGS; from the coding sequence GTGAGCGCGGCCACGGCGCCCACCACCAGCGACGACCTGTTGGCCCTGGCCGACCGCGTCGTCGACCAGGCGGTCGACGGCGAGCAGATCGAGGTCGTGGTCGGTCGCGGCCGCACCACCGATGTGCGGGTCTACGAAGGCGAGATCGAACAGCTCCAGTCGGCCGAGTCCCAGGGGTTCGGCATCCGGGTGGTGGCCGACCACCGGCAGGGGTTCGCGTACGCCGGGTCGCTCGACGAGTCGGTGCTGGCCGAGACGCTGGCCGAGGCCCGCGACAACGCCAAGTTCGGTTCGCCCGACGAGCACCTCGGCCTGGCCGAACCCGACGGCGTGCCGGTGCCCGAGCTCGATCTGTACCGTCCCGAGCTGGCCGACACCCCCACCCCGGACAAAGTGGCGTTGGCGATGGAGCTCGAACGAGCTGTGCGCGCGGCCGACCCGCGCATCACGGGTGCCGAGAGCGTCGACTACGGCGACGTGCTCGCCGAGGGTTGCGTGGTCACCAACACCGGGATCCGCACGGCGAGCCGCGAGAGCGGCTGCTACATCGGCGCGTATCCGCTGGCCGCCGAAGGCGACGAGACCCAGACGGGCTTCGGTTTCTCGGTGGGCAGGGTGCTCGGCGACCTCGACGCCGAGGCGGCCGCCCGCGAGGCGGCCCACCGCGCGACCCGGCTGCTCGGGGCCACCAAGCCCCGCGGCGGCCGGATGACCGTGGTGCTCGACCCGTATGTGACCGCCCAACTCATCGGGATCATCGGCGGCACGCTCAACGGCGAGTCGGTCCTCAAGGGGCGGTCGCTGTTCGCCGACCGGCTCGGCGAGGAGGTGGCGGCCTCGCTGGTGACGCTGATCGACGACCCCACCGAGCCGCGCGCGTACAGCGCGTCGGAGACCGATGGCGAAGGGCTCGCGGCGCGGCGCAACGTGCTGATCGACGGCGGTGTGCTGCGGCAGTTCGTGCACAACACGTACACCGGCCGGTGGTCCGGTGCAGGCTCGACGGGCAACGCCGTTCGTGGAGGGTTCCGGGGCGTGCCCGGCGTCGGCTGCCTCGCCGTGGCGTTGCAGCCGGGCACCCGCATGCAGGATGAGTTGCTCGCTGCGGTGGGCGACGGGCTGTTGGTGTCGTCGGTGTCGGGGTTGCACTCGGGGGTGAACCCGGTGAGCGGTGACTTCTCGACCGGCGCGCAAGGCCTGCGCATCAGCGGCGGCGCGGTCGGCGAGCCCTTGCGAGAGTTCACGATCGCGTCGACGCTCCAAAAGATGCTGCAAGACGTGGTCGAGGTGGGCGGTGACGTCGAGTGGCTGCCGATGAGCGCCACCGGGGTGAGCCTGGTCATCCGCGACGTGTCGGTGTCGGGGAGCTGA
- a CDS encoding TldD/PmbA family protein → MLVDADVVSETLDAALQTGGEFAEVFVEDKRSSSALLDDGRIERLTSGRDRGAGIRVVVGDTTGFAHTADLTPEGLRSAARAASAAARSGGGGVRQVSLTEEHHAHPSPASIVPSDVEKATKVALLQRADEVARAEHSSITQVTSQYADSERRILVANSDGLLTGDEQVRTLFSVSTVASGDTGMQTGRESIGHTIGFELFDRYDVDELARRAANRAVTKLAASPAPTGEMPVVIGRGAGGVLFHEACGHGLEADLVGKGASVFRGRRGEQVASPLVTLVDDGTMPTEWGCFGIDDEGTPAGRNVLIEDGVLTDYMWDFLRARKEGRARSGNGRRQSYQHLPMVRMTNTYVLAGQEDPEAIIAGTDHGVYVAQLGGGQVNTATGDFVFGMTEAYLIEGGKITEPLREGNLIGNGPQVLADIDAVAHDFEMGPPGTCGKDGQGVPVGDGCPTLRVTRLTIGGTAA, encoded by the coding sequence ATGCTGGTCGATGCCGATGTCGTGAGCGAGACGCTGGATGCCGCGCTGCAGACCGGCGGCGAGTTCGCCGAGGTCTTCGTCGAGGACAAGCGCTCGTCGTCGGCCTTGCTCGACGACGGCCGCATCGAGCGGCTCACGTCGGGACGCGACCGCGGGGCCGGCATCCGGGTGGTCGTCGGTGACACCACCGGCTTTGCGCACACGGCCGACTTGACGCCCGAGGGGCTGCGCAGCGCGGCCCGGGCCGCGTCGGCCGCGGCTCGATCGGGCGGCGGCGGCGTCCGCCAGGTGTCGCTCACCGAGGAGCACCACGCGCACCCTTCGCCGGCGTCGATCGTGCCGTCCGACGTCGAGAAGGCCACGAAAGTTGCGCTGCTCCAGCGGGCCGACGAGGTGGCACGCGCCGAGCACTCCTCGATCACGCAGGTCACCTCGCAGTACGCCGACTCGGAGCGTCGGATCCTGGTGGCCAACTCTGACGGTCTCCTCACCGGCGACGAACAGGTCCGAACGTTGTTCTCCGTCAGCACGGTGGCATCCGGCGACACCGGCATGCAGACCGGGCGCGAGTCGATCGGCCACACGATCGGCTTCGAGTTGTTCGACCGCTACGACGTCGACGAGCTCGCCCGACGGGCGGCCAACCGGGCGGTCACCAAGCTGGCGGCGAGCCCCGCTCCCACGGGCGAGATGCCGGTGGTGATCGGCCGGGGCGCCGGTGGGGTCTTGTTCCACGAGGCTTGCGGCCACGGTCTCGAGGCCGACCTCGTGGGCAAAGGTGCGTCGGTGTTCCGCGGTCGGCGTGGTGAGCAGGTGGCGTCGCCGCTGGTCACGCTCGTCGACGACGGCACGATGCCGACCGAGTGGGGTTGCTTCGGCATCGACGACGAAGGCACGCCCGCGGGTCGCAACGTCCTGATCGAAGACGGCGTGCTCACCGACTACATGTGGGACTTCCTCCGAGCCCGCAAGGAAGGTCGGGCTCGGTCGGGCAACGGACGCCGACAGAGCTACCAGCACTTGCCGATGGTCCGCATGACCAACACCTATGTGCTGGCCGGCCAGGAGGATCCCGAAGCGATCATCGCGGGCACCGACCACGGGGTGTACGTGGCACAACTCGGCGGCGGCCAAGTGAACACGGCCACCGGCGACTTCGTGTTCGGCATGACCGAGGCGTACCTGATCGAGGGCGGCAAGATCACCGAGCCGCTGCGTGAGGGCAACCTGATCGGCAACGGGCCCCAAGTGTTGGCCGACATCGATGCGGTGGCCCACGACTTCGAGATGGGCCCGCCCGGCACGTGCGGCAAGGACGGGCAAGGCGTACCGGTCGGCGATGGTTGTCCCACCTTGCGCGTGACCCGGCTGACCATCGGCGGGACCGCAGCGTGA
- a CDS encoding thioesterase family protein, with amino-acid sequence MPVDTGRCAELRVQVGEGDTAIAYGSGDVPVLATPRLIALCEQASILAIGDALPPGTTSVGMRVEVSHLMPTAIGQEVEIEATLDRIEGKRLTFNVSAHDDRGLIAAGKVTRAVVDRAAFLAKTA; translated from the coding sequence GTGCCAGTGGATACCGGTCGGTGCGCCGAACTTCGTGTACAGGTGGGAGAGGGCGACACCGCTATCGCGTACGGATCCGGTGACGTGCCGGTGCTGGCCACGCCTCGACTCATCGCCTTGTGCGAGCAGGCGTCGATCCTTGCCATCGGCGACGCGCTGCCGCCGGGCACCACCAGCGTCGGCATGCGGGTCGAGGTGTCGCACCTGATGCCCACTGCGATCGGCCAAGAGGTCGAGATCGAGGCCACCCTCGACCGTATCGAGGGCAAGCGCCTCACCTTCAACGTCTCGGCCCACGACGACCGCGGCCTGATCGCCGCCGGCAAGGTCACCCGCGCCGTGGTCGACCGCGCGGCCTTCCTCGCCAAGACAGCCTGA
- a CDS encoding lysylphosphatidylglycerol synthase transmembrane domain-containing protein, with protein sequence MTAKKALILVARVVVSVGMLAFLVWKINDSKNGHGHDRILPPFTGTTVAWLALALALTFLSVVVSSLRWRAVLEALEVDHVPPLTRLVSLYLAGLFVGNVLPSTIGGDVLRVSRLSHDLGSDTPASFASVVLERLTGWLVLPVLTLAGFTINRGFLREHHSRTVALLIACGTLALLAIVSYLLVHPRIGGRLGSSEGWRRFAGAVHYGSDHLRRHPARGLRVVAWGFLYQLILVTAAYSAARTLSAEAIGYTAMLTYFPVVLIAQVLPISISGLGVREGLFVLFLHPLGVPNGKSVALGILIYLLTLGVSLFGAPAFALGAKGGQRHSSPPSPEASTART encoded by the coding sequence ATGACCGCGAAGAAGGCGCTGATCCTCGTGGCCCGGGTCGTCGTCTCGGTCGGGATGCTCGCCTTCCTCGTCTGGAAGATCAACGACTCCAAGAACGGCCACGGTCACGACCGCATCCTTCCGCCGTTCACCGGAACGACCGTCGCCTGGCTGGCGCTGGCCCTCGCGCTCACCTTCTTGTCGGTGGTGGTGTCCTCCCTGCGGTGGCGTGCGGTGCTCGAAGCGCTCGAGGTCGACCACGTGCCGCCACTCACGAGGCTCGTGTCGCTCTACCTGGCAGGGCTGTTCGTCGGCAACGTGCTGCCGTCCACGATCGGCGGCGACGTCTTGCGGGTCAGCCGCCTGTCCCACGACCTCGGCTCCGACACGCCGGCGAGCTTCGCGTCGGTCGTCCTCGAACGGCTCACGGGCTGGCTGGTGCTCCCCGTCCTCACCCTCGCGGGTTTCACGATCAACCGGGGGTTCCTGCGCGAGCACCACTCGCGCACCGTCGCCCTGCTCATCGCCTGCGGGACGTTGGCGCTCCTGGCGATCGTGTCCTACCTGTTGGTGCACCCTCGCATCGGTGGGCGGCTCGGCTCGTCGGAAGGTTGGCGGCGCTTCGCCGGCGCCGTCCACTACGGCAGCGACCACCTCCGGCGGCACCCGGCGAGGGGGCTGCGCGTGGTGGCGTGGGGGTTCCTGTACCAGCTGATCTTGGTCACCGCGGCGTACAGCGCAGCTCGCACCTTGTCGGCGGAAGCCATCGGCTACACCGCCATGCTCACGTACTTCCCGGTGGTGCTCATCGCGCAAGTGCTGCCCATCTCGATCAGCGGACTCGGCGTGCGCGAGGGTCTGTTCGTGCTGTTCCTCCACCCGCTGGGCGTTCCGAACGGCAAGTCCGTGGCGCTCGGGATCTTGATCTACCTTCTGACGCTCGGGGTGAGCCTGTTCGGCGCCCCCGCGTTTGCGCTGGGCGCCAAAGGGGGTCAACGCCACTCCTCGCCTCCCAGCCCGGAGGCCTCGACCGCAAGGACATGA
- a CDS encoding phosphatase PAP2 family protein: MTAETRLHDDDDSSAGARKAGPSAAPHRPGGSGGSGAVHAGGTVDGVVSRATADPQAARTRRPWRRPTTDDGVKTSRLRWWKELIFVWVFYEIYSLVRNQFGSSGSASHGKISPTAVAHAYGHAHDVISVEKSLGFFFEPHLQRWYLDLPTHGIIRFWNVYYASLHFVITIVALVLLYRNARRRYRLWRNVFAATTGLALVGFAAFTLMPPRLLSDSSMYGACHASYHLSCVHYGLVDTLAKFGGLWSFGSGTMAAISNQYAAMPSLHIGWSTWCAIVLLPMIKRRWVKALVVLYPMATLFCILVTANHYWLDAVGGLVTLAAGFLVGYLALQLTLRWDERRERRDSPQPAIRAELAE, translated from the coding sequence ATGACCGCGGAGACTCGACTGCACGACGACGACGACAGCAGCGCCGGCGCCCGCAAGGCAGGCCCCTCCGCCGCGCCACATCGGCCCGGCGGATCCGGGGGGTCTGGCGCGGTGCACGCGGGCGGCACAGTTGATGGCGTGGTGTCGCGCGCGACCGCCGATCCCCAGGCGGCCCGGACCCGCCGGCCATGGCGCCGACCCACGACCGACGACGGGGTGAAGACCAGCCGGCTGCGATGGTGGAAGGAGCTGATCTTCGTCTGGGTGTTCTACGAGATCTATTCGCTCGTGCGGAACCAGTTCGGGTCCAGCGGCTCGGCAAGCCACGGCAAGATCAGTCCCACGGCCGTGGCCCACGCCTACGGTCACGCCCACGACGTCATCTCGGTCGAGAAGTCGCTGGGGTTCTTCTTCGAACCGCACCTCCAGCGCTGGTACCTCGACCTCCCCACCCACGGCATCATCCGGTTCTGGAACGTGTACTACGCCAGCTTGCACTTCGTGATCACGATCGTGGCGCTGGTCCTGCTGTACCGCAACGCACGGCGGCGCTACCGGTTGTGGCGCAACGTGTTCGCCGCCACGACCGGCTTGGCGCTGGTGGGGTTCGCGGCATTCACGCTCATGCCGCCACGCCTGCTGTCGGACAGCTCGATGTACGGCGCGTGCCACGCCTCGTACCACCTGAGCTGCGTGCACTACGGGCTCGTCGACACGCTGGCGAAGTTCGGCGGCCTGTGGTCGTTCGGATCGGGCACGATGGCGGCGATCTCGAACCAGTACGCCGCCATGCCGAGCTTGCACATCGGCTGGTCCACCTGGTGCGCCATTGTGTTGCTACCCATGATCAAGCGTCGTTGGGTGAAGGCGCTCGTCGTGCTCTACCCGATGGCCACGCTGTTTTGCATCCTGGTGACCGCCAACCACTACTGGCTCGACGCGGTCGGTGGCCTCGTCACCCTCGCGGCCGGCTTCCTGGTCGGCTACCTCGCGCTGCAACTCACTCTCCGCTGGGATGAGCGCCGCGAGCGCCGCGACAGTCCCCAACCGGCGATTCGTGCAGAACTGGCTGAATGA
- a CDS encoding adenylate/guanylate cyclase domain-containing protein has protein sequence MSETPDLTPARRGDRPAGDAASPRVRRAKARAAGSEALATMRRNLGVHLAEVIRSDPERAASAVEVGLIDRKWLEDPSRHRVSTAGPKEVLQRFLERSVEQRPSMINQLGLTTLQLLSYDAEHGGTTGTEELTVMFTDLEDFTRFTSSRGDEAAIELLADHHRKVGPVVRSRGGKVVKRLGDGLLLSFSDPAAAALAGVELVEVTDGPLRLRAGMHAGEAVVTADDLVGHVVNIAARVTEQAAGGEVLATAAVRDAAADVPGLRFDHARAVRLKGISGRTEICRVSTARR, from the coding sequence GTGTCTGAGACCCCTGACCTGACGCCCGCCCGACGCGGCGACCGTCCCGCCGGCGACGCCGCAAGTCCGCGCGTGCGGCGGGCCAAGGCTCGGGCCGCCGGATCAGAGGCGCTGGCCACCATGCGCCGCAACCTCGGCGTGCACCTCGCGGAAGTGATCCGCAGCGATCCCGAGCGTGCCGCCAGCGCCGTGGAGGTGGGGCTGATCGACCGCAAGTGGCTCGAGGACCCGAGCCGCCACCGCGTGTCGACCGCCGGACCGAAGGAAGTGCTGCAACGGTTCCTCGAGCGCTCGGTCGAGCAGCGGCCCTCGATGATCAACCAGCTCGGGCTGACCACGCTGCAGCTCCTGTCATACGACGCTGAACACGGTGGCACCACCGGCACTGAGGAACTGACGGTGATGTTCACCGACCTCGAGGACTTCACCCGTTTCACGTCGTCGCGCGGTGACGAGGCGGCCATCGAGCTGCTCGCCGACCACCACCGCAAGGTGGGCCCGGTGGTTCGCAGCCGCGGCGGCAAGGTGGTGAAGCGCCTCGGCGATGGTCTGCTCCTGTCGTTCTCCGACCCGGCCGCGGCCGCCCTGGCGGGGGTGGAACTGGTCGAGGTCACCGACGGCCCGTTGCGGTTGCGGGCCGGCATGCACGCGGGGGAGGCGGTGGTGACCGCCGACGACCTCGTCGGCCACGTCGTCAACATCGCCGCCCGAGTCACCGAACAGGCGGCTGGGGGCGAAGTGCTGGCCACGGCCGCCGTGCGCGATGCCGCAGCCGACGTTCCTGGCCTGCGGTTCGACCACGCCCGGGCCGTCCGGCTCAAGGGCATCTCCGGGCGAACCGAGATCTGCCGCGTCTCCACCGCACGCCGCTGA